From the Chitinivibrionales bacterium genome, one window contains:
- the acpS gene encoding holo-ACP synthase — protein sequence MIKGIGVDIVEIGRIEKMISAYGGQFLRKVFTKVEIEYCGKLAKPSIHFAGRWAVKEAFYKALPRECQKVSSWKSIEVPAEGEKVPMISVCDPALAKAMRKNGVRKSHVTISHEKTMCVAMVILEGGR from the coding sequence ATGATAAAAGGCATTGGCGTTGACATTGTCGAGATCGGCAGAATAGAAAAAATGATCAGCGCCTACGGCGGCCAGTTTTTGCGAAAGGTGTTTACCAAGGTGGAAATAGAATATTGCGGCAAATTAGCAAAGCCGTCGATACATTTCGCGGGACGATGGGCAGTCAAGGAGGCTTTTTACAAGGCCCTGCCGAGAGAATGCCAGAAAGTGTCAAGCTGGAAAAGCATAGAAGTCCCTGCGGAGGGCGAAAAAGTGCCGATGATTTCCGTGTGCGATCCGGCGCTTGCAAAAGCCATGAGAAAAAACGGCGTCAGGAAAAGTCATGTGACCATAAGTCACGAAAAAACCATGTGCGTTGCAATGGTAATTCTGGAAGGCGGCAGGTAA
- a CDS encoding Crp/Fnr family transcriptional regulator, whose protein sequence is MNSQEIEAIAAKVPLFSCLSSMDRSALCRIMVRKQFAKGQTIVHEDDDEGQTFFVIVSGRVHVAVITAEGKSAILATLKPGDFFGEMAILDGEPRSASVIASEDCTLLMLYRNMFLDILQRYPKITIRMLIEMSRRIRRANRHINTLSLMSVYGRVADVLLQLARDQGQRVNQMIVIPGRPTHQVIADMAGTSRETVSRILSQLQKKRYIVIDGKKLVILNEKKLYD, encoded by the coding sequence ATGAATTCACAGGAAATAGAAGCCATTGCCGCGAAAGTGCCGCTGTTCAGCTGCCTGTCGAGCATGGACCGGTCGGCCCTGTGCAGGATCATGGTCCGCAAGCAATTCGCAAAGGGCCAGACCATTGTCCACGAGGACGACGACGAGGGCCAGACCTTTTTCGTCATCGTTTCGGGACGCGTGCACGTGGCGGTGATCACGGCCGAGGGCAAAAGCGCCATTCTCGCCACGCTCAAGCCGGGCGATTTCTTCGGCGAAATGGCGATCCTCGACGGCGAGCCGCGCAGCGCATCGGTGATCGCGTCGGAAGACTGCACGCTGCTCATGCTGTACCGGAACATGTTCCTCGACATTCTGCAGCGGTACCCGAAAATCACCATACGGATGCTCATCGAGATGTCGCGCCGCATCAGGCGCGCCAACCGGCACATCAACACGCTGTCGCTCATGAGCGTGTACGGCCGCGTTGCCGACGTGCTGCTCCAGCTCGCCCGGGACCAGGGGCAGCGGGTGAACCAGATGATCGTCATCCCCGGCAGGCCCACCCACCAGGTGATCGCGGACATGGCGGGCACGAGCCGCGAGACCGTGTCGCGCATCCTTTCGCAGCTGCAGAAAAAACGCTATATCGTCATTGACGGAAAGAAGCTGGTGATCCTGAATGAAAAAAAGCTATACGATTAA
- a CDS encoding glycosyltransferase — protein sequence MIFTVITTLLACYTVFVAVLLASLMKSSNAPSSGMNGPAGVSIIIPFRNEARHLPSLLASLAGQEYSGQWEVLLVNDGSSDNYRDAAAAFQGDFPARLRIIDSVFDKSLHLTSKQQALDKGVNEARFEWCVFSDADMSFDKDWLASWAAQAIPGADFIFGHTTVTGRGPFAWAQRFQLAFLFAAAYSFHKAGIAGSCMGNNLLIRKKAYVALGGQAKIGYSIVEDRDLYRAFKRHGYSVESAVPFSAKASTLPCATFGQFYFQMIRWARGGFSFTSALLPAGLLLTVQNFAFLTALFGLLPFSSSIVCIANFLLTMFYLQSAFKKMNSLESAFLFPVYYPVMLFETVVLLFSFFITPKAEWKGRKL from the coding sequence ATGATTTTTACGGTAATAACGACTCTCCTTGCATGCTACACCGTTTTTGTTGCCGTGCTCCTGGCAAGTCTCATGAAGAGCAGCAACGCGCCGTCAAGCGGCATGAACGGTCCGGCAGGGGTCTCCATCATCATTCCCTTTCGCAACGAGGCGCGCCATCTCCCCTCGCTCCTTGCTTCTTTGGCCGGTCAGGAATATTCCGGCCAGTGGGAAGTACTGCTTGTCAATGACGGCTCCTCCGACAATTACCGTGACGCCGCAGCGGCCTTTCAAGGCGATTTTCCCGCCCGGCTCAGGATCATCGATTCGGTATTTGACAAAAGCCTGCACCTCACCAGCAAACAGCAGGCCCTTGACAAAGGAGTAAACGAGGCGCGTTTCGAGTGGTGCGTTTTCAGCGACGCCGACATGTCGTTCGACAAGGACTGGCTCGCCTCCTGGGCCGCCCAGGCGATCCCGGGCGCGGATTTTATCTTCGGTCACACGACGGTAACGGGCAGGGGGCCGTTTGCCTGGGCCCAGCGGTTCCAGCTCGCATTTCTCTTTGCGGCCGCTTACTCGTTCCACAAGGCCGGCATTGCCGGCTCATGCATGGGGAATAATTTACTTATCAGAAAAAAAGCGTACGTTGCGCTCGGCGGCCAGGCAAAAATCGGGTACAGCATCGTTGAAGACCGCGATTTGTACAGGGCGTTCAAACGGCATGGGTATTCGGTCGAGTCGGCAGTCCCGTTTTCGGCAAAGGCATCCACCCTCCCCTGCGCAACGTTTGGACAATTTTATTTTCAAATGATCAGGTGGGCGCGCGGCGGGTTTTCATTTACCTCGGCGCTTTTACCGGCAGGACTGCTGCTGACCGTGCAAAACTTCGCCTTTCTTACCGCTTTATTCGGACTGCTTCCTTTTTCAAGTTCGATAGTGTGTATTGCAAATTTTCTGCTGACCATGTTCTATCTGCAATCCGCCTTCAAGAAAATGAACTCCCTTGAATCGGCGTTCTTGTTTCCAGTTTATTATCCGGTCATGTTGTTTGAAACCGTGGTTCTTCTTTTTTCTTTTTTCATCACGCCGAAGGCGGAATGGAAAGGGAGAAAACTTTGA
- a CDS encoding radical SAM protein: MEREKTLKPLLLHYFITNRCNAACAFCSIWKDKPKVDAVRGDVAANLAAARQAGCSFVDFTGGEPLLHSDLPVFLREAKRIGFITSVTTNCICFPERASELNGLVDLLHFSLDADNEALHDKLRGSESYNKVLESIPLALSNNLAPDILFTYTNENINSFSGVYALARKNKLMVILDPVFSIDGKDMASRATHGAALAWAGKPGVYLNRAHLKLRFMGGNKPGRNYCRAASAAIVITPENRLALPCYHHATEFVPVQDSLDKVLNSPQRLEAIKFQGRYLFCEGCHINCYFDPSYCYTVSSLCLSSLLAKASYAFRKYALYQRKIPLRFF; this comes from the coding sequence ATGGAAAGGGAGAAAACTTTGAAGCCGCTGCTGCTCCACTATTTCATCACCAACCGGTGCAACGCCGCCTGCGCTTTCTGCTCGATCTGGAAAGACAAGCCGAAGGTTGATGCGGTCCGCGGCGATGTTGCGGCCAACCTTGCCGCGGCACGGCAGGCAGGATGCTCCTTTGTTGACTTTACAGGAGGAGAGCCGCTGCTGCATTCCGATCTGCCCGTGTTTCTCAGGGAGGCAAAACGCATTGGTTTCATCACCTCGGTAACGACCAACTGCATCTGTTTCCCGGAAAGGGCAAGCGAGCTCAACGGACTCGTCGACCTGCTCCATTTCAGCCTTGACGCGGACAATGAGGCGCTCCACGACAAACTGCGCGGCTCGGAATCTTACAACAAGGTCCTTGAGAGCATCCCCCTTGCCTTGTCGAACAACCTTGCGCCCGACATTCTCTTTACCTATACGAATGAAAACATCAATTCCTTTTCCGGTGTCTATGCGCTTGCCAGGAAAAACAAGCTCATGGTCATCCTCGATCCGGTGTTTTCAATTGACGGAAAAGACATGGCGAGCCGTGCAACGCATGGGGCCGCGCTCGCATGGGCCGGCAAACCCGGCGTTTACCTTAACCGGGCGCATCTCAAACTTCGTTTCATGGGCGGGAACAAACCGGGACGCAATTACTGCCGCGCCGCATCCGCCGCAATCGTGATAACACCGGAAAACCGGCTCGCGCTTCCCTGCTATCACCACGCAACTGAATTCGTCCCGGTGCAGGACTCACTCGATAAAGTACTTAACAGCCCTCAGAGGCTTGAAGCGATAAAATTTCAGGGCCGTTATTTATTCTGTGAAGGTTGCCACATCAATTGCTATTTTGATCCCTCATATTGTTACACAGTATCGTCCCTCTGTCTATCCAGCCTGCTTGCGAAGGCCTCGTATGCGTTCAGGAAATATGCTTTATACCAAAGAAAAATTCCGCTAAGATTTTTTTAA